One Benincasa hispida cultivar B227 chromosome 5, ASM972705v1, whole genome shotgun sequence genomic window carries:
- the LOC120078815 gene encoding probable receptor-like serine/threonine-protein kinase At4g34500 — MAVSGSNSTQNPSDESPSSSSKASLSNLKIYAAIGIIAACMIAASALIFLCVRRSRESRKHKMRVKHSSGLIPLVSKEIAEIKESDRTVDCEKGEVIRVENKKEIEFENGVGKKSQESDVSGGGRSDVSVEDPNLGWGRWYSLKELEMATDGFLEENVIGEGGYGIVYRGVSPDGSVVAVKNLLNNKGQAEKEFKVEVEAIGKVRHKNLVGLIGYCADGAQRMLVYEFVDNGNLEQWLHGDVGPVSPLTWDIRMKIALGTAKGLAYLHEGLEPKVVHRDIKSSNILLDRKWNAKVSDFGLAKLLQPEASYVTTRVMGTFGYVSPEYASTGMLNEGSDVYSFGVLLMEIITGRSPIDYSRPPGEMNLVDWFKGMVANRRGEEVVDPLIEIPPSPRTLKRVLLVCLRCIDLDANKRPKMGQIVHMLEADDFPYRSELRSVREKDNLPARSDVPGKLPLKHAGIDDMESRKR; from the exons ATGGCGGTTTCCGGTAGCAATTCGACCCAGAACCCTTCCGACGAATCCCCCTCCAGTTCTTCCAAAGCTTCTCTATCCAACTTGAAAATCTACGCCGCGATCGGTATTATAGCTGCATGTATGATTGCGGCTTCTGCTCTGATCTTCCTCTGTGTCCGTAGAAGTAGGGAGTCGAGGAAGCACAAAATGCGGGTGAAGCATAGTTCTGGATTGATTCCGTTGGTTTCCAAGGAGATCGCTGAGATTAAAGAGTCCGATCGGACTGTGGATTGCGAGAAAGGGGAAGTTATTAGGGTTGAGAATAAGAAGGAGATTGAGTTCGAGAATGGAGTAGGTAAGAAGAGTCAAGAAAGCGACGTGTCCGGCGGTGGTCGGAGTGACGTGTCGGTGGAGGATCCAAACTTAGGGTGGGGACGGTGGTATAGCTTGAAGGAACTGGAAATGGCGACTGATGGGTTTCTTGAAGAGAATGTGATCGGAGAAGGAGGCTATGGTATCGTGTACAGAGGAGTTTCGCCGGACGGTTCCGTCGTCGCCGTGAAGAATCTTCTTAACAATAA GGGTCAGGCAGagaaagagttcaaggttgaagtagAGGCCATTGGAAAAGTAAGGCACAAGAACTTGGTGGGTCTAATAGGTTATTGTGCAGATGGAGCACAGAG GATGCTTGTGTATGAATTTGTTGATAATGGCAACTTGGAGCAATGGTTACATGGTGATGTGGGGCCTGTTAGCCCTCTAACATGGGATATTAGGATGAAGATTGCTCTTGGAACAGCAAAAGG TTTGGCATATTTGCATGAGGGTTTAGAACCTAAAGTTGTGCACCGTGATATAAAGTCCAGCAACATTCTTTTAGATAGAAAATGGAATGCAAAAGTATCTGATTTTGGACTTGCAAAGCTCTTACAACCTGAAGCCAGCTACGTAACTACTCGTGTAATGGGCACATTTGG ATACGTCTCCCCGGAGTATGCAAGTACAGGCATGCTTAATGAGGGTAGCGATGTATATAGTTTCGGTGTTCTACTTATGGAGATCATTACTGGCAGAAGCCCAATTGACTATTCCAGGCCCCCAGGAGAG ATGAACTTGGTGGACTGGTTTAAAGGAATGGTGGCAAATCGACGTGGGGAAGAGGTTGTAGATCCCTTGATTGAGATTCCACCCTCTCCGAGAACTCTAAAGAGAGTGCTGCTTGTTTGTCTACGTTGCATTGATTTGGATGCCAATAAAAGGCCAAAGATGGGACAAATCGTTCATATGCTAGAGGCAGATGATTTTCCTTATCGTTCG GAGCTTCGATCGGTGCGAGAGAAAGATAACTTGCCTGCTCGTTCAGACGTGCCGGGTAAACTTCCATTGAAGCATGCTGGTATAGATGACATGGAATCAAGAAAGAGATAA